CTGGGCCCGCAGCTGCCACTGCCCGTCGGGATTGACGACGTCGGCGCGGGCGGCGACCGCGTAGTCGCGCGGATCGGCGGCCGGCGGCGGCGAGGCGCACAGCTCCTCGAACAGGAACCGCGGTGTGGTCGTGGTCACGGCCAGCCCGGCTAGACCGGGCCAGCGGTACACCGGGTACAGCGGAATGTCGATCGGCACGATCCACGCCGCATCGGGGATGGAGTCGCAGAACGGCGGACAGACCCCGGGCCCGGCGTCGGCCCGCGGCAGCGGACCGAGCACCAACCCGCCCACCGCGAGGGCCACCACCAGCAGCGATCGCATGTCTTATCCCCCTGTGGCTGTTGCGCGCCAGAATATAGGGATGCAGCTGACGCATTTCGGTCATTCGTGCCTACTGGCCAGCTTTCGTGACGATTCGGCCGACGAGACAACGATCCTGTTCGATCCCGGGATCTTCTCGCACGGTTTCGAAGGCATCACCGGACTGTCGGCGATCCTGATCACCCATCAGCATCCCGACCACGCCGACCCCAACCGACTGCCTGCGCTCATCGAGGCCAACCCGCAGGCGGCGCTGTACGCCGATCCGCAGACCGCCGCTCAGCTCGGCGAACCCTGGCGCGCGGTGCATGTCGGCGACGAGCTGACCATCGGCCACCTCAGGGTGCGTGGTGTCGGCGGCCGGCACGCGGTGATTCACCCGGAGATCCCGCTGATCGACAACATCTCCTACCTGATCGGCGACGCGTCGCATCCGGCCCGCTTCATGCACCCGGGCGACGCGCTGTTCGTGCCCGGGGAGCCGGTCGAGGTGCTCGCCACCCCGGCGGCGGCGCCGTGGATGAAGATCTCCGAGGCCGTCGACTACCTGCGGGCCGTCGCGCCCACCCATGCGGTGCCGATCCACCAGGGCATCATCGACCCCGTCGCGCGGCCGATCTTCTACAGCCGGCTCGCGGAGATGACGACGACGGACTTCCGGGTTCTGCAGGAGGAGAACAGCATCGAGTTCTAGCCGACGGCCGCGGCGGCGGCCCGTCCCGCCGCCCGGCCGGAGAAGATGCACCCGCCCAGGAAGGTGCCCTCCAGCGACCGGTAGCCGTGCACCCCGCCGCCACCGAATCCGGCCGCCTCGCCCGCGGCGTAGAGCCCCTCGAACACATCGCCGTCCGGTGTGAGGACCCGGGAGTCGAGGTCGGTTTCCAAGCCGCCCAACGTCTTCCGGGTCAGGATGTGCAACTTGACGCCGATCAGCGGCCCGGCCTTGGCGTCGGTGAGCCGGTGCGGGGCGACCGCCCGGCTGATCCGGTCGCCGAGGTAGTTGCGGGCGGCGCGGATCGCCATGATCTGCGGGTCCTTGGTGGTGAACCGGTTGGCGACCTCGCGGTCTCGCGCCTCGACCTCGGCGGCCACCGTCGCGTAGTCCAGCGGCAGCACGTCGGGCAGATCGTTCATCCGGGCGACCAGATCCCGAAGCGTTCGCGCGGTGACGAAGTCGGCGCCGCGATCGACGAACGCCTGCACCGGGGGCGGCGCACCCGGCCGCACTCGGGCCAGCACATCGCGCACGCTGCGGTTGGTCAGGTCGGGGTTCTGCTCCTGACCGGACAGCGCGAATTCCTTCGCGATGATGCGGGCGTTGAGAATGAACCAGGTGTAGTCGTAGCCGGTGCGGGTGATGTATTCCAGCGTTCCCAGCGTGTCGAAGCCCGG
The window above is part of the Mycolicibacterium hassiacum DSM 44199 genome. Proteins encoded here:
- a CDS encoding MBL fold metallo-hydrolase — its product is MQLTHFGHSCLLASFRDDSADETTILFDPGIFSHGFEGITGLSAILITHQHPDHADPNRLPALIEANPQAALYADPQTAAQLGEPWRAVHVGDELTIGHLRVRGVGGRHAVIHPEIPLIDNISYLIGDASHPARFMHPGDALFVPGEPVEVLATPAAAPWMKISEAVDYLRAVAPTHAVPIHQGIIDPVARPIFYSRLAEMTTTDFRVLQEENSIEF